GATCGTCGAGAGGACCCTGAGGCAGGCCGCCCTGTGGGACGAGGTCAAGGACAGGCTCAAGAGGTCCGCCCTCGGACTCTCCGGAGGACAGCAGCAGAGGCTCTGCATCGCCAGGGCCCTGGCCGTCAACCCCGACGTCATCCTCATGGACGAGCCCACCTCCGCCCTCGACCCCATCGCCACGGCAAAGATAGAGGACCTGGTAAGGGATCTGAAGAAGGACTACACCGTCGTCATCGTGACCCACAACATGCAGCAGGCCAAGAGGATCAGCGACCATACCGGCTTCATGCAGCTGGGGGAGATGATGGAGTTCGGGGAGACGAAGCAGATCTTCGAGGACCCGCACAACGAAACCACCTCGAAATACATCCAAGGGATATTCGGATGATATATAGAGAACTGGGGAAAATATGATAAATATATATTCTGATAACCCCAGTATGGATGTCAGAAGGGTACAGGTCACCGGAGGGTCGTCTTTCATGATCACCCTGCCCAAGGAGTGGGCGGAATCGGTCGGTCTGAAGAAGAACGACCCGGTCATGGTGGTGCCGCAGCCGGGAGGGGGCCTCCTCCTCTCGGTGGGCGGTGTACAGGCCCCCTCCGAGGGCGACGACACGGAGATCGACGCGGACAGGGTGCCGGACTCCGTGGCCCTCTACAGACAGCTGATCGGAGCGTACATAGCCGGATTCCGCACCATAACGGTGCATTCGGCCTTCCCCCTGAGGGGATCCATGCTGGAATCCGTCTCCCGCTTCACCCAGACCTCCATCGGCATGGAGATAGTGGAGGAGGACGAGAACCGCATCGTCATAAAGGACCTGATGGACATCACCGAGGTGGTCCCGCAGAAGAACATACGCCGGGAGCACCTGTTGGTCAAGCGCATGGTTTCGGACGTCTTCCAGGCGGCCTCCGACATGGACACCGAGAGGCTGGAGGGGATGGCCG
The nucleotide sequence above comes from Candidatus Methanomethylophilus alvi Mx1201. Encoded proteins:
- the pstB gene encoding phosphate ABC transporter ATP-binding protein PstB; protein product: MRDTVMDIENVDVWYGDKHAVLGVNMPVEEHGVTALIGASGCGKSTLLRSMNRMNDLIDGCRVEGSITFRGNDIYAEGTDVNEVRTRIGMIFQRPNPYPMSIRDNITYGPRIHGITKASELDEIVERTLRQAALWDEVKDRLKRSALGLSGGQQQRLCIARALAVNPDVILMDEPTSALDPIATAKIEDLVRDLKKDYTVVIVTHNMQQAKRISDHTGFMQLGEMMEFGETKQIFEDPHNETTSKYIQGIFG
- a CDS encoding phosphate uptake regulator PhoU, which translates into the protein MDVRRVQVTGGSSFMITLPKEWAESVGLKKNDPVMVVPQPGGGLLLSVGGVQAPSEGDDTEIDADRVPDSVALYRQLIGAYIAGFRTITVHSAFPLRGSMLESVSRFTQTSIGMEIVEEDENRIVIKDLMDITEVVPQKNIRREHLLVKRMVSDVFQAASDMDTERLEGMADRDTEVDRIHWMVQRQSRILLKDIGLSAGMGVDLRTVTGCVSVSKTLERIGDHAVLMAIHTKDLIKAGGKDLCAAIGSMGDGIVKLMDSCVQAWMNTDRDGSEECIRMAEAQTKAIVSAFGRMEMTDESLPVDVMAGSSRRLAEYCADIAEMALDSAMERA